The Streptomyces rimosus genomic interval AGCCCGCGGGGGCCCGGCCTGGTGCCAGGCCCCCGTGGTGTGTGGCTGCCCGCCCCGATGGGGTGAAATGCGGTTTATCGGGGTGGGGTTGGGGGTGGGGGGACTTACGTTCGGGGTGGAGGTGATTCGTGATGAGCGAATACGACACACCGGCGTGCCCTGAGTCCCGGCAGGACGCCATGGACGTCAGCGACTTCGTGTACGCGGCGACAGGAGCGCGCGTACGAAGGATCACGCTGCCCAATGGGGAGCACTGGTTTCCCGCAGCGGATATCTGCCGGGAACTGGGCTACACGACCACCCGAAAGGCCCTTCTGGATCACGTTCCGGAGGGGCGACGAGAGTTGCTCGAAACAGTGACTGGGAGCCATGGTCTCGGCATTCCCGCAGGTCGGGAGTGGCGGAGAGACTTGCAAATGGTAGATCTTCAAGGCTTGATCCTGTTGGTGAACGGCTGCACCAAGCCCTCGAGCCTCCCGTACAAAAAGTGGGCGTCCGAGGTCATCGTCACGATCCAGCGAGAGGGCTCGTACAGCCTGCGGAAAGCCGGGATCCCCTTGCCAGGCCCCGGCGCCCCGATGGCCTACGCC includes:
- a CDS encoding BRO-N domain-containing protein, which produces MSEYDTPACPESRQDAMDVSDFVYAATGARVRRITLPNGEHWFPAADICRELGYTTTRKALLDHVPEGRRELLETVTGSHGLGIPAGREWRRDLQMVDLQGLILLVNGCTKPSSLPYKKWASEVIVTIQREGSYSLRKAGIPLPGPGAPMAYAMPTEVADTIVRLEERNLRVDEEYADLRRQEMRLFGRIADSLERIADKLDAGAQTPGEQPTLTADELLADWKERQLVVTGDIWAVAAYLAPALVNSAVASYPLRVIAQRTGLTEHRVHDSLRMLLKRGCFRQVGVGTDGAPMYTLRR